The following proteins are encoded in a genomic region of Oncorhynchus gorbuscha isolate QuinsamMale2020 ecotype Even-year linkage group LG11, OgorEven_v1.0, whole genome shotgun sequence:
- the LOC124047709 gene encoding vegetative cell wall protein gp1-like has product MTIHFNLHEAVKEEAHRGPPHSPTSTSQPSSQPNFHLPALLTAPNFHLPALLTAPNFHLTAPSQPPTSTSQPPTSTSQPSSQPPTSTSQPTSQPNSHLLAYLPAFLPAQLPATSPRPSFQPSSQPNFHLPALLTAQLPPPSPPHSPTSTSQPSSQPNAQLPPPSPPHSPTPNFHLPALLTAPNFHLPALLTPSSQPPTSTSQPPTSTSQPPTSTSQPSSQPPTSTSQPTSQPNSHLLAYLPAFLPAQLPATSPRPSFQPSSQPNSQLPAHLPAHLPAPSPPPSPPPTS; this is encoded by the exons ccctcctcaCAGCCCAACTtccacctcccagccctcctcaCAGCCCAACTtccacctcccagccctcctcaCAGCCCCCAACTtccacctcccagccctcctcaCAGCCCCCAACTTCCACCTCACAGCCCCCTCACAGCCCCCAACTTCCACCTCACAGCCCCCAACTtccacctcccagccctcctcaCAGCCCCCAACTTCCACCTCCCAGCCTACCTCCCAGCCCAACTCCCACCTCCTAGCCTACCTCCCAGCCTTCCTCCCAGCCCAACTCCCAGCTACCAGTCCACGTCCCAGCTTCCAGCCCTCCTCACAGCCCAACTtccacctcccagccctcctcaCAGCCCAACTtccacctcccagccctcctcaCAGCCCAACTtccacctcccagccctcctcaCAGCCCAACGCCCAACTtccacctcccagccctcctcaCAGCCCAACGCCCAACTtccacctcccagccctcctcaCAGCCCCTAACTtccacctcccagccctcctcaca ccctcctcaCAGCCCCCAACTTCCACCTCACAGCCCCCAACTTCCACCTCACAGCCCCCAACTtccacctcccagccctcctcaCAGCCCCCAACTTCCACCTCCCAGCCTACCTCCCAGCCCAACTCCCACCTCCTAGCCTACCTCCCAGCCTTCCTCCCAGCCCAACTCCCAGCTACCAGTCCACGTCCCAGCTtccagccctcctcccagccCAACTCCCAGCTCCCAGCCCACCTCCCAGCCCACCTCCCAGCTCCCAGCCCACCTCCCAgcccacctcccacctcctag